A single window of Zea mays cultivar B73 chromosome 10, Zm-B73-REFERENCE-NAM-5.0, whole genome shotgun sequence DNA harbors:
- the LOC100275758 gene encoding uncharacterized protein LOC100275758 precursor, producing the protein MASAAQKKMTIVCLMLLAVVGQIVADDDVTVEHPSRICTETVIDPRVPNNVCICSKNCACAGKCILESADAVQTCFVDCVLKNDCICSNKIIPGADDPKANAK; encoded by the coding sequence ATGGCTTCCGCTGCGCAGAAGAAGATGACAATTGTTTGCTTGATGCTGCTGGCCGTCGTCGGCCAAATCGTCGCTGATGATGATGTTACCGTAGAACATCCCAGCCGCATCTGCACCGAAACGGTGATTGATCCTCGTGTTCCCAACAACGTGTGCATCTGCTCCAAGAACTGCGCCTGTGCCGGCAAGTGTATCCTTGAGTCGGCTGATGCTGTCCAGACCTGCTTTGTCGACTGCGTCCTCAAGAACGACTGCATCTGCAGCAACAAGATCATCCCCGGCGCTGACGACCCAAAGGCTAATGCCAAGTGA